The genomic window TGTCGCTGACGTTGTTGATGAGCTTTGGTTTATATAGCCTTCCGGATACATTGTTCGGGTATAAGATCAAAAAGGTAGATCTTTTATCGGATTTCAAGGTGAAAGAGGAAAAGCTCTCCTTGGATTCTTTGAAACAACAATTGGAACAAGCGGACACCCTTCAAGTAGATTCGGTAGCATTAAGGGATTCTATCATGCGTTCCGCCGGAATAGATTCTGCGGCTTTGGCCCTTCGTGATTCGTTATACAAAGCGGTCTATGCTGTTCAAGGGGCGGATTCGCTGGGGGCTCATATCGAGGACTATTCTCTTGGACATATCGGTTTGCAACGATTTTTCGCCGCCTTAAAAAACAGGCGGGAATTGAATCGTCCGGTACGTGTGGCCTTCCTTGGAGATTCTTTTATTGAAGGAGATATTATGGTGGCCGATTTCCGTTCCGGGATGCAGAAGGAATTTGGGGGGCGGGGTGTTGGTTTTGTACCGGTCACATCCGTAGCGGCACAGTTCCGTCCAACCGTGGAGCAACGTGCCTCCGGATGGACTACTTGGTCTATGCTGACAGATCATGAGCATGGATATACTTTATCCGGGATGATGTTCGAGGCAAACGAGGAGAACGCCTCTATCCATGTGAAGACGACTAAGCGTTATCCGGAGCTCCAGACGTTCTCTTCTTTGAAACTGATTTATGAGCAGAATAAGAATACGGAGATGCGCTTGGTTTGCAACGCTTCCGCCGATACCCTACAAGAGATGCTTCCCGCCACATCGATCGTAACCCAATACGAGTTGGAAGGGATGTTCACCGAAGCGGATTTCACTTTTAAGAATACTCCGGAGTTCCGGGCATTAGGGGTCGCTATGGAGGATCATTCAGGTGTTGTGGTCGATAATTTCTCTCTTCGGGGAAACTCGGGTATGATATTGGAGCGATTGGATGTCTCCCGTTGCCAAGCATTGAATAAGATCCGTCCGTATGACTTGATTGTCTTGCAGTATGGGTTGAATGTCGTGAGCGATAGCGTGATGAATTATGGATGGTATAGTAGCCGGATGGTAAAGGTCATTAACCATATACAACTTTGTTTTCCGGAAGCTGATATATTGATGTTGGGGGTGTCGGACAGAAGCCGTCAAGACGATGGCGAATTCGAGACGATGCCAGCCGTGTTAGCCTTGCTGCATGCGCAAAGGCAAGCTGCTAAAAAGGCAGGGGTTCCTTTCTGGAATGTATTCGGTGCCATGGGAGGAGAGAATAGTATGGTCCGTTTCGTAGAATTAAACTGGGCTAGTAAGGATTATACGCATTTAAGCTTCAGGGGTGGACGGGAGATTGCCGATGCCTTGCTGAAAGCGTTATTATCAGAAAAAGATTTTTATGATGAAGCGGAGAAAGTGGTTAATTAGTCTGGTTGTTTTAGGAGTGATCATGGGCTTCTCTGTTCCGAAACCTAAAGCCGGAATAAACGGGGATGTATCTCTTGATAGTTTGGCGGTTCGGGATACTGTAGCGTTGCCTCCTTTATCTTATTCTATGAAAGTGGGAAAAGATACGTTGATCTTACCGGATTCTAGTAAGGCGTGGAATAATTTTTTCAATGAACTGGATTCGTTGCGTGCAGGGAAAGATACGGCTATCACGATCGTCCAGTTGGGGGATTCGCATATCCAAGCCGGACATTTAAGCGGTCGTGTCATGCGCCTTTTCCAACAGGCGTTCGGGAATGCCGGACGAGGCTGGATCGCTCCTTTTAAGTTGAGCAGGACCAACGAGCCGGATGATTACTTTATCAAATCCGTCGCTAAGGATTGGATTGCCGGACGTTGTATTCAGCATGTCCGGAAAACCCCGATAGGGATCGGTGGGATCGGGATTAAGTCTGTTTCCCCCTCGATTAATTTTGATGTCGTGATAACTCCGAATAATGGTGCCGGATACGAGTTTAATGAGGCGATCTTATATAGAGGGGAGAAGTCGATGCCCATGCTTCCTGCTGGCGCTTTGAAAGACTCGGTCCAAACATTCCGTGCGGATACCGTATGTGTTCCTGGTGTATTAGCCGACACTTTCCGGATCTCCTGCTTGACCGATACTCTACAATTGCAGAGTACGAGACGGAAAGAGGGCACGAATACATTGCGACCGGCCTCATCCTTTACGAATTTATATTATGGCCTGACACTGAAGAATGGAGGCAAGGGTATCTTATACCATTCCATCGGAGTGAATGGGGCGATGTATGTGAATTATACGGACGAGGCTTATATACGTCAGTTGGCTTTATTAAAACCGTCCTTATTAATCATCTCTATGGGGACCAACGAGACATTCGGCAGACGTTTTAATACCGATGAGTTTTCCGGTCAGATAGAGGCTTTCTTGGCGATCGTCAAGAAGGAGCTGCCGAATACGGCGATCTTACTGACGACTCCTCCGGAATGTTATAGGAGAGTCCGATCGGGAAAACAGCGAACGTATGTGCGTAATGATAATACCGAGCGGGCTGCCCGTGCTATCCGGAATGTAGCGAAGAAAGAAGAGGTCGCTTGCTGGGATTTATTCACTACGACGGGAGGGAAAAACTCGTGCCGCAAATGGCATAGTTCTCGTTTGATGGGACGGGATCGGATTCACTTTACGAAAGAAGGGTATCAAGAACAAGGAACGCTTTTGTTTAGGGCGTTCATGGAATCATATAATAACCGATAAGAATCTTATATGGAATATAATATACTTAGAGATTGGCTTAGTAATCATCAATTCACGTGGGAGAAACTGGGAGATATCCTGACGTATCATCATAATGCCCCGATCTTGTTTAGTAGCGGGTTGTTCTTCTTCTTGTTTATCGGTTTCCTGATGATTTATATGTCGCTAAGGAAACATACGTTGGCTCGTATTATTTATGTGACATTGTTTTCCCTTTATTTCTATTATAAAAGTAGTGGACTTTGGTTCGGGCTGCTGGTATTTACGGCTACTTCCGATTTCTTGATAGCGCAATGTATCTCGCATACGACATCGGTATTAAAACGTAAATTATTCGTTACGCTTAGTCTCTGCATAAACCTAGGTATGCTGGGGTATTTCAAGTATTTCAATTTCCTAGGCGAACTGTTTACTATGGCCGCCGGGGGAGAATGGCTTAAGATGAACATCTTCCTTCCGGTAGGAATCTCTTTCTTTACCTTCCAGAGTATAAGCTATGTGATAGATGTTTATCGGGGACGAATCCAACCTCTCGGCCGTTGGATCGATTATGTTTTCTATGTATCGTTCTTTCCTCAACTGGTTGCCGGGCCAATCGTTCGTGCCCGGGATTTTATCCCTCAAATGTATAAGAATCCTACGGTGACGCGATCTGAGTTTGGTGAGGGATTGTTCCTTATCTTATGTGGTCTTTTCAAGAAAACGGTTATCTCGGATTATATCAGTATGAATTTCGTGGATCGTATTTTTGACGCTCCGTTGCTTTATACGGGTGTGGAGAATTTATTGGGTGTCTATGGGTATGCGCTACAGATTTATTGTGACTTCTCGGGTTATTCGGATATGGCGATCGGTATCGCTCTGTTGTTGGGATTCCGCTTTAATATAAACTTCGACTCTCCCTATCAATCGGCTACGATTACCGAGTTTTGGCGTCGTTGGCATATCTCCCTTTCCTCTTGGTTAAAAGATTATCTGTATATATCCTTAGGGGGGAACCGGAAGGGGAAGATTCGTACCTATATGAATCTGATGATAACGATGCTGCTAGGCGGGTTATGGCATGGGGCTTCCATTAGTTTCATCTTATGGGGAGCCTTACATGGTATAGCTTTGG from Parabacteroides distasonis ATCC 8503 includes these protein-coding regions:
- a CDS encoding GDSL-type esterase/lipase family protein — its product is MMKRRKWLISLVVLGVIMGFSVPKPKAGINGDVSLDSLAVRDTVALPPLSYSMKVGKDTLILPDSSKAWNNFFNELDSLRAGKDTAITIVQLGDSHIQAGHLSGRVMRLFQQAFGNAGRGWIAPFKLSRTNEPDDYFIKSVAKDWIAGRCIQHVRKTPIGIGGIGIKSVSPSINFDVVITPNNGAGYEFNEAILYRGEKSMPMLPAGALKDSVQTFRADTVCVPGVLADTFRISCLTDTLQLQSTRRKEGTNTLRPASSFTNLYYGLTLKNGGKGILYHSIGVNGAMYVNYTDEAYIRQLALLKPSLLIISMGTNETFGRRFNTDEFSGQIEAFLAIVKKELPNTAILLTTPPECYRRVRSGKQRTYVRNDNTERAARAIRNVAKKEEVACWDLFTTTGGKNSCRKWHSSRLMGRDRIHFTKEGYQEQGTLLFRAFMESYNNR
- a CDS encoding MBOAT family O-acyltransferase; protein product: MEYNILRDWLSNHQFTWEKLGDILTYHHNAPILFSSGLFFFLFIGFLMIYMSLRKHTLARIIYVTLFSLYFYYKSSGLWFGLLVFTATSDFLIAQCISHTTSVLKRKLFVTLSLCINLGMLGYFKYFNFLGELFTMAAGGEWLKMNIFLPVGISFFTFQSISYVIDVYRGRIQPLGRWIDYVFYVSFFPQLVAGPIVRARDFIPQMYKNPTVTRSEFGEGLFLILCGLFKKTVISDYISMNFVDRIFDAPLLYTGVENLLGVYGYALQIYCDFSGYSDMAIGIALLLGFRFNINFDSPYQSATITEFWRRWHISLSSWLKDYLYISLGGNRKGKIRTYMNLMITMLLGGLWHGASISFILWGALHGIALAAHKFIMGHFSSFKALGCEMKPWRRVLGVLITFHVVCFGWILFRATSMKAVGEMLRQIFTNFHPEVFMQFVLGYKGVFALMVIGYVLHFMPKRSEDALRGVVTRSPLLIQAAILAIAIFIVVQFKSAGVQPFIYFQF